The Bacteroidota bacterium sequence GGCTGCTTATCGGCGCGGTGATGCGGGCAGGCCTGCTGCTGGGGGTAGACCTCCTGATCCGAAACCAGGCCCCCCTGTTTACCGTGCTGGGGGCGGAGCTGAGCCTGAAGGACCTGATTATGGTGGGTGGTGGCCTCTTTCTGCTTACCAACACCACCCTGGAGATACACAACAAGCTGGAAGGCCCCAAGGGGCCCGCACCCCGGCGGATAAAAATGCAGCTGGGAGGCGTGCTGGTACAGCTCTCGGTGCTAAACCTGGTGTTCAGCTTCGATAGCGTAATCACCGCAGTGGGGATGGCCAAACATGCAGCGGTGATGGTGCTCGCCATCCTGTGCAGCATGCTGCTGGTTTTTCAGTTTGCAGGCAGTGTGGGGCGCTATGTGCAGCGGCACCCTACCATGAAGATGCTGGCCCTC is a genomic window containing:
- a CDS encoding TerC family protein, which translates into the protein MEQLISLFSQAETWISFASLFAMLIVLDIDNVIFIGVLTTKLPPGQQERARNYGLLIGAVMRAGLLLGVDLLIRNQAPLFTVLGAELSLKDLIMVGGGLFLLTNTTLEIHNKLEGPKGPAPRRIKMQLGGVLVQLSVLNLVFSFDSVITAVGMAKHAAVMVLAILCSMLLVFQFAGSVGRYVQRHPTMKMLALSFLLLIGMLLIVEGIHLEVPKGYIYFAMAFSLFVEVLNLNVRRRNQYRDGQLAAS